The genomic interval ATGCCAGGCAGGGGGATGCGGAACCAGCCCGTGTCCCAGAAATATCCTTCACTCTGGAAATGCAGGTTTCCATCTTTCTCAAAGACCTTCAGCTTCATGCCAAGGCCTTTACCCACGTATTCCAGCACTTCTCCGCGCGGGCTTTCCTTCATGTACGACAGGAACTCGACGGGCTGGCGTCCCGGCAGGCGATAGGTCCGGTGCTTGAACAGCAGGCCGGGCTGGTGTGGTTCGGAATAGACCCGGATATCCACGGGGAAATCCTTCGCCCGCCAAGGGATCAGGGCGCCCCTGACCATGGGATACGTCAGAGTGGCCAGGATTTTTCCGGGGAGGGAGCACCACAGATCTTCCAGAACGCCGGTGTATTTCAG from Pseudomonadota bacterium carries:
- a CDS encoding DUF4166 domain-containing protein, encoding MTSPTPLSSEGELFRKIMGAAWSGLHPDIQRRFEKNPPVHAPLKYTGVLEDLWCSLPGKILATLTYPMVRGALIPWRAKDFPVDIRVYSEPHQPGLLFKHRTYRLPGRQPVEFLSYMKESPRGEVLEYVGKGLGMKLKVFEKDGNLHFQSEGYFWDTGWFRIPLPG